From the Diospyros lotus cultivar Yz01 chromosome 13, ASM1463336v1, whole genome shotgun sequence genome, one window contains:
- the LOC127788422 gene encoding uncharacterized protein LOC127788422 — translation MVRPYAVKGRKRKKREENYDREDEEQSAEDETESAPHEEKETEDAHELSGIPIQPYEPKSQTGAVFILEKASLEVAKVGKTYQLLNSDDHANFLKRNNRNPADYRPDIAHQAILAILDSPLNKAGKLRALYVKTEKGVLFEVKPHVRIPRTYKRFSGIMLQLLQKLSITAVGKREKLLRVMKNPVTQYLPIDSRKIGFSFSSVKLVDIQDYVAAVNDDVNFVFVVGAMAHGKIDNEYVDDFISISGYPLSAAGCISRICGGLERKWKIL, via the exons ATGGTACGGCCTTATGCGGTCAAAGGGCgtaaaagaaagaagagggaaGAGAACTATGatagagaagatgaagaacagTCTGCAGAGGATGAGACAGAAAGTGCACcacatgaagaaaaagaaacagaagaTGCACATGAACTTTCTGGAATTCCAATTCAACCATATGAACCGAAGAGCCAGACTGGTGCTGTTTTCATTCTTGAGAAGGCTTCACTGGAAGTTGCAAAAGTTGGAAAG ACTTACCAGCTTTTGAACTCAGATGATCATGccaattttttgaaaagaaataacaGAAACCCTGCCGATTACCGCCCAGATATTGCTCATCAG GCTATTCTAGCAATTCTAGACAGCCCACTAAATAAAGCTGGGAAGTTGCGAGCTTTGTATGTGAAAACAGAAAAGGGTGTTCTTTTTGAAGTTAAGCCACATGTTCGTATTCCAAGGACATATAAGCGTTTTTCTGGCATAATGT tgcAACTGCTACAAAAGTTGAGTATAACAGCAGTTGGCAAGCGTGAAAAACTTTTGCGTGTGATGAAGAACCCTGTAACACAGTATTTACCGATCGATTCTCGTAAAATAG GTTTCTCATTTAGCTCAGTAAAATTAGTGGATATACAGGACTATGTGGCTGCTGTTAATGATGATGTGAACTTTGTTTTTGTG GTTGGTGCAATGGCCCATGGGAAAATTGATAATGAATATGTAGACGATTTTATTTCAA